Proteins from a single region of Xiphias gladius isolate SHS-SW01 ecotype Sanya breed wild chromosome 2, ASM1685928v1, whole genome shotgun sequence:
- the zgc:165507 gene encoding monocarboxylate transporter 2, with product MPPPATGPPAVPPPDGGWGWAVVFGSFISIGFSYAFPKAITVFFKDIQVIFDASYSQIAWISSIMLAVMYAAGPVSSILVNSYGCRPIVMMGGCLCATGMILASFCTSVVQLYICIGVIGGLGLAFNLQPALTMIGKYFYKKRPIANGLAMAGSPVFLSTLAPLNQYLFNQFGWRGSFLILGGLLLNCCVAGSLMRPLGPPAGKAKKDKELAAIATTTKEKHTAWQTVNKYLDLTLFKHRGFLIYLSGNVIMFLGFFAPIVFLAAYAKDMGVDEYSAAFLLSVLAFVDMFARPSMGLLANSRWIRPKIQYFFSFAVLYNGVCHILCPLVESYTGLVVYAVFFGFAFGMVSSVLFETLMDLVGAQRFSSAVGLTTIVECCPVLIGPPLAGKLVDVTKNYKYMYFCCGAVVIIASIWLFIGNFINYRLLELEHKRAEMYKRAEMEDPDQIQDQKEAAGETQASQELVNKGQKDEEPMQRETNI from the exons ATGCCGCCCCCAGCCACAGGTCCCCCTGCTGTGCCCCCACCAGATGGCGGATGGGGATGGGCTGTGGTGTTTGGATCTTTCATCTCCATAGGCTTCTCATACGCCTTCCCCAAGGCCATCACAGTCTTCTTCAAAGACATCCAGGTCATATTTGACGCCTCCTACAGTCAGATCGCATGGATCTCCTCCATCATGCTTGCGGTCATGTATGCTGCAG GCCCAGTCAGCAGCATACTTGTCAACAGTTACGGCTGCAGGCCCATTGTCATGATGGGGGGCTGCCTCTGTGCCACTGGCATGATCTTAGCTTCTTTCTGCACCAGCGTGGTCCAGCTTTACATCTGCATTGGAGTTATTGGTG GACTTGGACTAGCCTTCAACTTGCAGCCAGCGCTGACTATGATAGGCAAGTACTTCTATAAGAAGCGTCCCATTGCTAACGGGCTGGCAATGGCAGGCAGTCCAGTGTTCCTCAGCACCCTGGCTCCTCTCAATCAGTACCTCTTCAACCAGTTTGGCTGGAGAGGCAGCTTCCTCATTCTTGGTGGCCTGCTGCTGAACTGCTGTGTGGCTGGTTCCCTCATGAGGCCTCTAGGACCCCCAGCTGGCAAGGCCAAGAAGGACAAAGAGTTGGCTGCCATCGCCACCACAACAAAAGAGAAGCACACTGCTTGGCAAACAGTCAACAAGTACCTAGACTTGACGCTCTTCAAACATCGTGGCTTCCTCATCTACCTGTCGGGCAATGTCATCATGTTCCTCGGATTCTTCGCACCTATAGTCTTCCTTGCGGCGTACGCCAAGGACATGGGTGTGGATGAGTACTCAGCTGCCTTCCTGCTCTCAGTCCTGGCTTTTGTAGACATGTTTGCCAGGCCATCCATGGGGCTACTGGCCAACTCACGCTGGATTCGGCCCAAGATCCAGTATTTCTTCAGCTTTGCTGTTCTATACAATGGGGTTTGCCACATCCTCTGCCCGTTGGTGGAAAGCTACACTGGTTTGGTGGTGTATGCGGTCTTCTTTGGCTTTGCTTTTGGCATGGTCAGCTCAGTGCTGTTTGAAACACTGATGGACCTAGTTGGGGCTCAGAGGTTCTCCAGTGCTGTGGGACTCACCACCATTGTTGAATGCTGTCCAGTCCTCATTGGTCCACCACTAGCAG GGAAACTGGTCGATGTCACAAAAAACTACAAGTACATGTATTTTTGCTGTGGAGCTGTTGTGATTATAGCTAGTATTTGGCTCTTCATTGGAAACTTCATTAACTACAGACTTTTGGAGCTTGAACATAAACGTGCAGAAATGTACAAACGGGCTGAGATGGAAGATCCAGACCAAATTCAGGATCAGAAGGAGGCTGCTGGGGAAACCCAGGCCTCTCAGGAGCTGGTCAACAAAGGTCAGAAAGATGAGGAACCTATGCAACGGGAAACCAATATCTAG